A single region of the Jatrophihabitans sp. GAS493 genome encodes:
- a CDS encoding DUF6185 family protein has product MHRGLIALGLIAVAAVLGGWLNARTHQLTFPPPENDTFICSSLVGADVVDHLVVRSGSSQTTATESIQITLADNAPEVAALVYTPNSPNASSARRCLGLPDDQTAIATKIDGGRATISSEVSDVRFADHWRLAWHTNHLQVSFNPQSVCFHQAWTTPQAQWAGSNLTLRTDFPRAPSALSPLPDQQTADTAVWSRAGVSCDEVPVVTEAVPIGFSTYLSTLLQDSRLGGQLSISEIVGWSQPILVGLIAAYLAWRSKASGRKEFKVILVALLGVLAAGIDLETLTSSVVAAALMVLIYGSCAALLFTGGGGRRLLLAVTVLLAAGGGAWIGISYSSIVGLTLLEGIAILLLIQIGTIGYREIRGATVRDAPPAATEPNPVRRVRAGNSPWSGDRIRGFACGLIGIALLVALAFDIGDAPEPQTLGSVVRTGYFATRYVIAALAIVLIGIALVRPLLRSEGPLGAGVLAAGAFGWAVLTQQNPLSAFGVQLPVGEVILTLLIVRVVVRPAPDEIARPAPDEIARPAPDEMARPAAEAKSGPTPVEALANSSPRPTALENMVLAAKCAAVLAVVPFGYFALTTATGLPRHWQQPGPGLLFAVAGVLAEAARWLISGLFYGALSPRLPGRVGPLKALSLAGAWFAAAEIVHLINGWTLHDTTRGWSFPGLELLLFLVAFSVVWDALIARRFSPAGAAGTWTEAVETLREAYFILTTKSIVLYSVPVILALLAVGQQLVNGTGLDFVRAALNLGTPLAGGH; this is encoded by the coding sequence ATGCACAGGGGCCTGATCGCTCTCGGTCTCATCGCGGTCGCCGCCGTTCTCGGCGGCTGGCTGAATGCCCGGACGCACCAGCTGACGTTTCCACCCCCCGAGAACGACACCTTCATCTGCTCGTCGCTGGTCGGCGCTGACGTCGTCGATCACCTCGTGGTCCGATCGGGCTCTTCACAGACAACGGCCACGGAATCGATTCAGATCACACTCGCCGACAACGCCCCCGAGGTCGCCGCACTGGTCTACACGCCGAACTCACCGAATGCCTCCTCGGCACGACGATGCCTTGGTCTGCCTGATGATCAAACTGCCATCGCGACCAAAATCGACGGGGGCCGGGCGACGATCTCCAGCGAGGTCAGTGACGTGCGCTTCGCAGACCACTGGCGGTTGGCCTGGCACACAAATCATCTCCAGGTTTCGTTCAACCCGCAGTCCGTCTGCTTCCATCAAGCTTGGACCACCCCGCAGGCGCAGTGGGCAGGCAGCAACCTGACCCTGCGGACCGACTTCCCCAGGGCGCCGTCTGCGCTCAGCCCATTGCCGGACCAGCAGACCGCTGACACCGCAGTCTGGTCCCGCGCGGGCGTCAGCTGTGACGAGGTACCAGTTGTCACCGAAGCCGTACCGATCGGTTTCAGCACGTATCTGAGCACTCTCCTTCAGGACAGCAGGCTCGGCGGCCAACTATCGATAAGCGAGATCGTCGGCTGGTCGCAGCCGATTCTCGTCGGTCTCATCGCCGCGTACCTAGCCTGGCGGTCGAAGGCGAGCGGCCGCAAGGAATTCAAGGTGATTCTCGTTGCGCTGCTAGGCGTTCTCGCCGCGGGGATAGATCTGGAGACCCTCACCTCCAGCGTCGTCGCGGCGGCTCTGATGGTTCTGATCTATGGCAGCTGCGCGGCCCTGCTTTTCACCGGAGGTGGCGGCCGACGTCTGCTTCTCGCGGTCACGGTTCTGCTTGCTGCCGGGGGCGGCGCATGGATTGGGATCTCCTACTCATCAATCGTGGGTCTCACGCTCCTCGAGGGGATCGCCATTCTCCTCTTGATTCAGATCGGGACCATCGGATACCGAGAGATTCGCGGCGCTACCGTTCGTGATGCGCCGCCGGCAGCAACCGAACCGAATCCGGTGAGGCGAGTCCGGGCGGGGAACTCACCTTGGTCGGGCGATCGGATACGGGGATTCGCCTGCGGGTTGATTGGAATCGCGCTGCTGGTCGCCCTCGCATTCGACATCGGAGACGCGCCCGAACCGCAGACCCTCGGATCCGTCGTCCGCACCGGATACTTCGCTACGCGCTACGTGATAGCCGCTCTGGCGATCGTCCTGATCGGGATCGCGCTGGTACGGCCGCTGCTGCGCTCAGAGGGTCCGTTGGGAGCCGGAGTGCTGGCCGCTGGCGCGTTCGGTTGGGCGGTGCTGACCCAGCAGAACCCGTTGTCCGCATTCGGTGTGCAACTGCCCGTCGGGGAAGTAATTCTCACCCTCCTGATCGTCAGGGTCGTCGTGCGGCCAGCACCTGATGAAATAGCGCGGCCGGCACCTGATGAAATAGCGCGGCCGGCACCTGATGAAATGGCGCGGCCAGCAGCGGAAGCGAAATCGGGTCCGACTCCGGTCGAGGCCCTCGCGAACTCATCGCCGAGGCCAACGGCGCTGGAGAACATGGTTCTGGCGGCAAAGTGCGCCGCGGTTCTCGCGGTCGTGCCGTTCGGATACTTTGCCCTCACCACCGCTACCGGGTTGCCGCGGCATTGGCAACAGCCTGGTCCAGGACTGCTGTTCGCGGTGGCCGGCGTCCTCGCCGAAGCGGCGAGATGGCTCATCTCCGGGCTGTTCTACGGCGCGTTGAGTCCGCGCCTGCCAGGGCGGGTCGGACCGCTGAAGGCACTGAGCCTCGCCGGTGCCTGGTTCGCCGCCGCCGAAATCGTCCACCTGATCAACGGCTGGACGCTTCACGACACCACTCGCGGGTGGAGTTTCCCCGGGCTTGAACTCCTCCTCTTTCTGGTCGCGTTCAGCGTTGTGTGGGACGCGCTGATCGCGCGGCGATTCAGCCCCGCCGGCGCTGCAGGCACCTGGACCGAGGCGGTCGAGACGCTTCGCGAGGCCTACTTCATTCTGACGACGAAGTCGATCGTGCTCTACAGCGTCCCGGTCATCCTCGCCCTGCTCGCGGTGGGGCAGCAGTTGGTCAACGGTACCGGGCTCGACTTCGTCCGAGCCGCTCTGAATCTCGGGACGCCGCTGGCCGGCGG